Part of the Citrus sinensis cultivar Valencia sweet orange chromosome 2, DVS_A1.0, whole genome shotgun sequence genome, TATAGAGTGAAACTAACTAATTTTGAAGGAATTCAATTAAGTACATAAGTagctgataactctatgaaatgagagttatcatggcatTTTTAGACGTAAACCAATATTACTTATAAAGTAAAtgatgtctttttttttttttgcatttttagtTACATTTTACACAAGCATCtgtttaagtttaattttaataaattaattatattttagatCACATTGTACTCTGATTATATGCATGATTGTAGTGACCAAAAAGCTCAAGTTTTATTAATAGAATGTTACAGCAACAGACTTGTAGagataacaaaagaacttgaTTGCAGAGGAACTAAAATAAGTCTGGAATAAAAAAGATGTTGTAGTTGTTGCTGCAGCAACTGCAGACTAGGGTAGCAATAAAACCCGTCCGGACTCAGATTGGATCTGGTCCGGACCCGGCCAATCTAGTCTGGATTTTACCCGAACCTTATATACAGAAAATACGGTTCTAGgtattaaaattcaataccCGAACATTTCTGGGTCCGGGCCAGATCTAGGCATTGTATCAAAAACCCAAAACTCATATCcatgccctttttttttaaaagttaaaaaaaagaaagaaaatatgaatACAATACACCCAACATCGAAACGAACCCTAATTTTATATCCTattgttaaacaaacacaagcaGTACTACCGGTTGCCGCACCTCCAGTTCTCTAACACTCGAAGCCTGCGGCCACCACTCAACATTCCAAGGAAACACAAGTTGTCGGCTGCAAAAAGCAAACACCCTAAGTAAACACTCCAAGCCAACATTGATTGCAAAAAGCATCTTATATATCCTGCAAAATCAGCATCTGattaaaaaaagcaaaatgtCTTGACTCTTGAGTGctttgaccaccatttgagAGGCTTAGATCTTGACTCCTAAGTGCTTTGACCACTATTTGATAGGCATTACTTACTGCTCTGTGGCTATGgttttatggtttttttttcttttctttttttcctctaCTTTTGGCTTTCTTTAACATCAgtcctttttcaaataaaaaatctgcAAATGATTTCATTTACGGCAAACCAATTCCAAAACCAACAGGGCAGTATCTTATCTGGACAGGGGAAGCCTGGATTTAAAAACTTGTGCTCAGGAGATACCGGGCTTAACTTGGACTAGATGTGAAAAACCCAAGCACCAATCCGGGTTCGGGCAGCTATGTTATTGATCCAGGCCGGTCCAGGCAAGGGCAAACCTGGACCGGACTTGGGTTTTTGCTAACCCTACTGCAGACAAGAGTACGCGTGTGTTAACTAAAAGATTGCAATCCAAGGTTTCCAAAAATAGAAGAACGTGGCCACAAACTTTTGGTTACCCTAattccaaaatataaaatgtgcacacatgaaaagaaaaagagaaagctgtcattcaagaaaaaaaaagagaaaaaaaaaagaaaaaaaagagatttgaGGGCTGCAACAGAGGATTCAAGGTGaaaaaagaaggagaaatcACAAAGATTTAGCGGAACTCAATTTCTcatcttattttcttgttttaatttctttatggGAATGTATTTAATGTCTAAAATGATTCTTGTTACCGTTTTATCCTAAATCATGAACTAAACTTTGTTGTGGTTGAGTGTTAAACAATCTTAATGTATATTGGACTAATGTATGTGTGTTGCTCTGGATTTGCTACAACATTTTGTCTTGATTTTACTTATTACAATTCTTTATTCGGCTTACCACCTATTTAGTGGATACTAGCTAATAAAAAGTCTTAAAAATGTATGACTTAGTGGAACAAATTAAGACAGTATATGGTTTTACATTAGGCTTCCCAAGTTAAGTTAATCACGATTTGAATAGGGTCATGcttgatttaaaattagtgaaaaattagatatatgtattcaccttgtagggcaATTGGAACCTAGAGCACATAATGATATATCTAATGTTAGCATAACAACTGGTTACTGTTAGGttgtatttaaatataagatatCTAACAGGCAACCACTGAGGATGCATGAGTGATTCTGCCTTGTGCTGTAGTAAATGTTGTAGCAACAGAATCttaattggaaaaataatcaataccaTTAAGTGAATCTAATTACTCAACTActcattttctattaattacatctttgtatttgacttgagatttttcttattgcattttttaattagttcattagtttcattaattattttattttaatttagattgaaataatacttttaagattgttgtagcaaataCTACAACACCAATCCCTGTGGAAACGATCTAAATACTTATCAGTGTATTACttattgtgtacacttgcataTTAACACCTATAACAATAAGCAAACATCCAATAGTAGCAATTAATAAAGCATCTCCCCAATAAGATATTAGAAGAATTAATTGTTGCGGAGTTCTATGAATTGTCAGCTGTCTATCTATTCCTTTCTTATTACACAACTCCTTGAAACTGTTCCAAAAGATATTCATGTCCTCAATCAGTCCTTAAGACTTTAACATTGTTGTCTAGTTGCTTCTGATTTATCAGAAATCAATTAGACATGACTGAAACatgaataatcatcaatgaatatgataaaatatgaAGCTTCATGTTTAGCATTTACATTCATTGGACCATAGATGTCAAAGTAGATTATCTGTAATGGGTTTTCGACTCTAATTCTCTTGCTGAATGGTTTTCTAATTGTTTTTTCAACTAGACGATTTTCACATATAGGCAATTCAACCTTAGTGAGTAGGCTCAACATGTCTTCTCTCACAAGTCTATGCTTTCTTTGTTGCCCTATATGACCTAATCTAGCATGCCAAGTAATTGCATCTATCTTATTACTGCTGAGAGAAGTAACATATGAAAACAACtattatcataacataaaCCATCAAGCATCATATCTAATACAATAAAACCATTAACCAAATGCGCAGTTCTAGTaagaattgaatttaagaaaatctctaaacaaacaccataaaaatttaaattatatcttaatttaagAAGAACAGGATCTGAAACCAAGTTTCATTGAATCTCCAGTGCATATAAGAAATCATGTAACAAAATATACATTCACCATGCAAAGTCAATTTGCAAGTGCCTATTCATTTTGCTTCAAAGCTGGAGCCACATACATCCATCTAGTCCCCTAACTGATTCAACGACACTCTACAAATGCATCTCATTCATGAGCCATATGGTCTATTGGTCCTACGTTTACAATCCACACAGAACGAGATTCAATTAAGAGTACAAAACTTGTAACTAAAGCATAATTCAACAAAGTAGAGTTGGGTCTTACATTTTTCGACTTATTACACTCACGAGCGAAGTGACCTAGCTTGCAACACTTACAGCATCTCACcttggatttttcttttttcttgccAACGTGCTTACCCCTTAGGCACTTCTTACTATCTAGCTTTTTCTAACCATGATCAAATCCATTACCTTTGTGGTTATATTTATGGCTCATCTTGCAATTGTAGCTTGAAACCTTGCGCGAACTTGATCAGACATTTAAACATGATTATAATCAAACTTGATCATAAACCTTCTAAGCTTAGTGGTTGAGGTGCCATTAAACCTATTTTGCAAAGTGAGCCACGTCTCTTGAACAATCTTATACTTCTTAAATTCACATATAAGGTCGTCTTGAATGCTGTTCAATAGTATTATGAGAGCAttgttattcttcttttttcaggTCTGATTCACCTCAAGATCCCTCCTATGTTGAGCAGTATTGCGAGGTTCGCCTCATCTTTGAAGCAAGACAACGCTTCtctattatttcaatttcatacctcaacatatgatatttattgCTCAAGAGATTCTTAATCTCCTCTAACATGCGAGCCTTAAAGACAAGCGTATTACCATCATTAGGTAAGGAATTTATGAGGACCTGTTGATAATAATCCCAGTTTGGATACTTAATGTCTGCTTTTCCATACTTTAGCCAACTAAAGACCTCATCTATATCTTCTATATTCATACACATAGAACGATCAGAGTCCATCGTATAATTCTCTATTTTCTTCATAAGTTCTTCATAAGATATGTTATCattaatctcaattaaatCAATGGGTGAAATTCAAGCTCTATATGTCATTAACATGTCTTCCTTAGTCTACAATTTTCTAATGGGAGGCATTTAGGACGAATAACATAATGTTTATATCAATAATTGCTAACAAATGACTAAACACGAGATACGATCTAATTTCAGCCAAtctccataaaaaaaaatgttttcaaagTCCCACTAAAGCgaaatatttattaacatATAATGCTCATACATGAGACTCTCTATATTCAatccaaattttttcaaaaaaataattagatattttagttttatattaaaaacaaataggAAATTAAATTTCGAATCAAATGTCGTCAACGACACCCAAATTGGAGTCCTCGATAGTAAGATACACAAAAAAGACTAATCTAGATACATTCCCACGGGCGCAGGCAAGTGCACGAGCTTCAAGCATACTATAGTACTGTGCGCATGGGGCCAGCGCATGGGCCTTACACGCACGATGATGTCAGGTCCAACACCGTCTAACTCTATTTTTAGTGTTGAATTCGACTATAACCCTCGGATTTTCAAATGGAGATCATAATAAGTTGAAATCATCGAAAAACCAATTCTGGCACTATTCATCATCTTCTCTAAAAATtatggttttttatttttagccCTAAATCCGACTAAATTCTTATTTTGGCCATAACTATCTCGTTTTAAGTttgtttttaacaaattaCATATCATTAGAAAGCCCTTGAAAAGGTATTTTCAATGATATATTATACACAATGTCATGTTGCCTAAATCAAAAGTTATAAGTAATTAAAGTTTTGGGTTTCATGATTTCTTAAGGTTTATGCAATCTAAACCTTAGGCCATTTCTATTTCTATCAATTCCAGAAATTATACTATAATTCAAGCACTTCAAAACACAAAACTAACAGCCACCAGATCACATATtccataaaaaatcaattacatATAGAATTCAATCTTTTTCAAGAAACAAACTCAACCAAAGCATGaatccaacaaaaaaaaacatgttgTGATACCAATGAAGGAAAGTAAAAAAGTTCAAGAGCCTACCTCCTCTTGATCAAAGTATAAATGCCTTTTCAAATGGGTTGTTCAATTTTTTGGTTCACcattaaaaagaagagaaggagTAGAAATCCAGCTTCTGCGTTCGATAGGAATCATTATATGCTAAGGTTGGGGAGGTTgattcaaaatcaatttcccTCTAAAACTCCTAAAACTGTATTTGGTAACTACTTGACAGTTACTATATGTGGGTCTAGTCGGGTCAAGTCAGCCTATCATTAGCAACCCATCTGTCCAACAGGTTGAGATAAGAGCTGAGAGATCGTCGAGAGAAACAAGAGTTATGAAAATGGTGAGGATAAattcattcaaaaaaattataattgattagTAATGATAGAAAAGTAGAgcgattaattttaaaaaacctAAAAACTTGTGGCTACTTAGGCCATCTCCAATGCATAACACCATTTTGGTGCAACACCAACAccaaaaatatacatttttcacaccaaattattatttcatctCCAAGCCATTTACACCAAATTTTACACCAAAAagaatattcttctttttattcctttaattctcaagaattaattcaattaacacaataaatattactattaatatagataattaagtaataagtaattttatatcgattaacaaaaaaatatagaaaattattaaatttgtatttaattaactaaattagtacattatgaaaattaaacattacattaatatagaaaaatacaataacaataaataacaacaataatatagaaaaatacaatacaataaCAGTAATACTCTAGTTATTCGAATTActaaattttgatgatattggaGGATCTAATAATGATCTCCCACATTactaaataattgttttaatttatggtagtagtagtagtttttttaatttgtgttaatttaattttgtatttttaattttgtaatatgtaatctagtaattaatgttattggcattttatttttatttttaatttttgtgttgaatattttttatttaaaatattagtataatattcaaaaattaaaaaatgaaattaaaaaataacaaaaataataataataacttaaatattatataaaataggaCACATATGTAAATAAGATAAAGTAATAAGgatatttgagatttttttttccctaacaCCAAATATGGTGTAATGAATAGTGTTGCACCATATTTGGTGCAATACTATTCATTACACTATTTTAGTATTAATTTTAGTACTATATTAAAGAAacattttacattatttttgaTGTAAAAGGTGATTTGGTGATGGGTTTAGTGTTGGATTGGAGATGCCCTTGCCAAAATTTCCCAAcctcttcttttattttgttaaaatcttTTCGGAGAAAATCCGAAAATATTCGGCAAGGTCAAAGTCAAGTCACCATCCATTCATCAGTAACAAACTAGTTTGGCTCGCACTAATCCATTTCCTGGCGTCCAAATTGCATCCAGATCATCTCTTCATTGCCACGTTTTTTCCCGCCATTTTCCCCAATCTTAAAATTACCTTTTTTGGCAGTGGGAGTGTGGGACCCAGGCTTATCAGCGTGCCGATCACGTGGCTTTAAGGAAAATCGACGCGACACTGCTTGATTGTGATCAGAACTAATCTCTCTCTCGCTGCGAtcgagaaaataaaaaaaatctccgTGATCAGATGCGTGTGGCTACCGTACTTCATCATCCTGTTCGTCCGGTTCCGTCGTACCGGTCGACTCTCTTCACACCTTCCCCTCCCAAAATGAAAACGCTGCGTTTTAGCTTTTCGCATCGGTCGACTAAGTTCAAAGTTTTGGCAGCAAAGAAGCAACTTCCCGAGTTACGGAGTTGGAAGCAAAAGCAAGGTTCTTCGCCCCACTTTCTTTCTATAATTCGCctctttatgaaattatattaagtgaaaaaaatatctgagttatatattttaatattgattttttttttttttggtttttcatgCCTGTATAAAATGAATTACATAACAGATGgtgaaaatttgttatcacGTGATCAGAAGGCTGAAGCAGGCTTTGATTTGGGATGGTTACCTGCTTTTCCTCACGTATTAATTGCTTCAATGTCCAATTTTCTCTTTGGTTATCACATAGGGTGagtctttattttgttaaaattcgAACAAACGGGTCTTTGTATACAGAATTGTTACAATACAAAATTACTAAAAGTTAATCAATGCATTGGTTAATATACTATTGGGGAAATGCTGCTTTAGTTTTGGAGTGAATGTCCAATTTTCTCTTTGGTTATCACATAGGGtgtctttattttgttaaaattagagCAAACGTGTCTCTTTATACAGAATTGTTACAACACAAAATTGCTAAAAGTTAATCAATGCATAGTTAATATACTGTTGGGGAAAATCTGCTTTAGTTTTGGAGTGAATTTTCTTTGGGTTACAATCAATGTATGCTGTGCAGGGTAATGAATGGTCCTATTGTTTCAATTGCCAAAGAGCTTGGTTTTGAAGGAAATCCTATTCTTGAGGGGCTTGTGGTGAGCATTTTTATAGCGGGTGCATTTGTTGGAAGCATAAGCTCAGGTTCTCTTGCAGATAAGCTCGGTTGTCGCCGCACTTTCCAGATTGACACCATACCATTGATTCTTGGTGCAATCATAAGGTATTCACGGTTATTCTTTCCTTATGCTTGACCTCCCATCAATTGTTTTTGTACTTAATTTACTCGTAGCGAGGTATTTAGGACTGTTCTGAGTATCAATTGAGAGCATCTTGGGAAACTTGTTGGCTTCACTGTTATGCTGTGAAGTTTGGCACTTGTTGATCTCCTTGTGCATTTAAGATTAAGGTGTTTCTCAGAAACTAATTTTAGTGCTCTCAAAAGTTCCTGTTTTCTGGGGCATATGGTTAAACATGGTTCTGCTTCAAGGTTAGATTTGAGGGAGTTTTTGAGTTCTTCAATCTGCCCTTGTTGATGCAGAATTATTGTCTCTATTACTTGCGGCCTATTTGACATGAAATGcaaaaagattttgatttttgactGCTTCCATTTTATATCAGTGCACAAGCCCACTCCTTGGATGAAATGCTTTGGGGAAGATTTCTTGTTGGCCTTGGTATTGGTGTAAACACTGTTCTGGTTCCAATTTATATTTCTGAGGTATGACTTGATAGCAAATTTGCTGACTTTACAATTTTTTCACTCATACACCTTATTCCATTCTGGTTAAATTGTTTTCACAAAATGGGAATGagcaaaattttaagttattcttctcttttcttattGGAAAGTGTTCTTGTTGTTTGTAAAAACTTATCTCCGGTTATAATAGGCAATAATATGAATAGGTAAGATGCAGACAACCCAATCCGTGCTTGACCTGTTTCATTATCATATTAAACTATATATGTAATCCAATATTCCCTCAAGGCTGAATGAGGTAGATCCTATCTGGCACACCAATTCCATGATTCAAACTATATATGTTGCTTGTCATCCAAAAGTTTCTGACTGCATTAAACAGACAAACTAGAAATGTACTTTCATCATGACACAATAGAAAATTACTATGGAGATTTTGATGGCAACATTACCGAGCTGCTGGGAATACATGCTTGATATTTGTATAAAGTTGCTACCACTGGCTTTAGTACGAACTATATCAGTAAATATGGACTCTGCTGTGAGTTCATTAAGAGTAACTCAGACTTTTGTTAGTTTATTCTTTATAAAGGGACTGAATGAACTTGCAAACATGAGATTCTGCtctgctttaattttaatgtttggagTTGATGTTTGAGGTATATCATACTTGCTGCACCATTGATGGGTGATGATAGACTATAAAAGCTTCCTATTAACCTTCTAGATGCTCTAGGTGTCATTCTTCTTACTCATCCATTTCCAGGTGTTGTTTTAGGTTGCTCCAACAAAATACAGGGGGTCACTTGGAACCTTGTGTCAGGTTGGTACATGCCTTGGGATTATTACTTCTCTGTTTCTGGGAATACCCGCAGAAGATGATCCACATTGGTGAGGTCCTTTCTATCTGTTTCTTGCCATTTCTACATTATTGTTGATGAGGGCatacattttgattttttctttaaagatgAATCTGATGAAAAGAGTGGCTAACTATTTTTTAGGTGGAGGACAATGCTGTATATCGCAAGTCTTCCTGGTTTTATTCTTGCACTCGGTATGCAGTTCACTGTGGAAAGTCCCCGCTGGCTATGTAAAGTATGATTCTTGTTTCACATTTTGATAGAAAATCAACTAGTTTTGTTTTTAGGCACATTTCCGATAGGTTGTCTTACGGTGTTCCATAGGGAGGGATGTTGAATGATGCCAAAGCTGTTATTGCCAACCTTTGGGGAGAATCTGAAATCAACAAAGCAATTGAAGAATTTCAGTTAGTCATCAAGAAGGATGGTAGTGATTTGGACAGCCAATGGTCGGAACTCCTTGAGGAACCACACTCTAGAGGTTGTATCAAGGTGGTCTATTGAGTTTGcatttgttgtatttttaattttttatgttacattGTAGTTTATGAAATAGCTTGGATGATATGTTCTgcaaaatttagattttattgaGAACACAcataaaatgtatatttagAAGTCGTAAGTTTTATGACAGTTTGTCTTTTTTGGGGACATTAGCAATTCCCAGTGTCTGCCTTGTGCTGGGCTTAGTATTTCATCTTAATGGTTTATTTCAAAGTGTAGTTTATGCTAACAAATTCTTGATTCTTGACTGGTTTCCTTTGTATGGCTGCAGTTGCATTAATTGGAGGTGCACTTTTTCTACTTCAACAGTTTGCAGGCATAAATGGGGTACTTTATTTTTCGTCATTGACTTTTCAAGATGTTGGAATTACAGATGGTGCTCTGGCAAGCTTGTTGGTTGGAGTTACAAACTTTGCAGGTTTGAGATCTGAGAAATATTGTGGGTATGTATGAAAGTTGAACTGTGCTTTTTGTTTGAGCAACATCTTATTCTTGTCAACTTGTGGACATTTCAGGTGCACTCTGTGCATCGTACTTAATGGATAAGGAAGGAAGGCAGAAGCTTCTAATTGGAAGTTACTTGGGAATGGTGAGTCAGTAAAATACTGGGGCTAAATTTTGTCATTTGATGGGGAAAtagcattaaaaaatgaaaactgaGAGTATTAGAACATGCCACAACATAGCCATTATCCGCTCAAGTAAACAAGGCTTGGACATATGAGAGTTTCTTTCCTTTGCTGAACAAGAGGTTTCTACCTTTCTGGGATTTTAGTTTTGCAGTACTTTGACTTATATCTTCTGTTTATTTGCAGGCAATTTCAATGTTACTCGTAGTGGGTGCTATCAGTTTACCATTAGATGAAGATTTCAGCCACAACTTATCAATTCTTGGAACTCTCTTGTAAGCTTCTTTATCCTTGCAGATTATGAACAatcccaaaaagaaaaattgcaataataataaacaattaaatatcCAGCTTCCGAATGATTATCTTATTGTCCTTTAAGTCTTTATCTTACTTCTTAAAGAGTTTGGACTTGAAAAGCAAAATGATGGATTGAGATAGATAATTAGCTATATCTGCCCCCAGCTGCTCATGAAAATCAATCTAGTTGATCACTTCCTCAGCTTTTCGTGGCTGTTGAACATTGAAGAACAGCTTTTTCATTGAACTATCAAATAGCTTCAGAAATATGACAAAATGGAAACGCTATAAAAGATCACTGGTCAATGGCACCCAAAtcatttttgcttttaattcATTTGGACAACCTCATGGATGCTCATCTTGGCCATTCTTTCTTTCAGTTACATTTTCATGTTTGCAATTGGAGCTGGCCCAGTAACTGGTCTTGTTATACCAGAGATCAGCAGCAACAGGACTCGTGGGAAGATCATGGGCTTTAGTTTCTCTGTTCACTGGGTATGttatgttcattttttatatgttatgttcattttttaagTATATTGGTTATTGCACCTATCTTGTACGTGCTGTGATACTGAATGTTATGATCTCCATTTCTCAGTCTCTACCTTTTGCTGGAAAATTTAGTAGgatcagaaaagaaaaggtgTTTTGCTTGCAGCTGGAAGGATATGTTCTCTTTAATCATTATTTCTGTTGATTTAAATCTGTTTCCCCCTTGCTTTGATCTAGGTTTGTAATTTCTTGGTGGGTCTATTCTTCCTTGACTTAGTGGAGACATTTGGAGTTGCTCCAGTTTATGCTGGTTTTGGTGGTGTCTCCCTATTGTCAGCATTGTTTGCTTATTACTTCATAGTAGAAACCAAGGGACGCTCCCTTGAAGAAATAGAAATGTCTCTAAACGCCAATTCTACGCCTGGGAACAAGTGACTGTTTTTGGTTCCAAATCTAGAACTCAAGAAGATGAATTTGAACAGATCTATTCTTGAAGATCACTCGTTTGCTCATTGAACATTCTCGGTTGGAAATCCCTGATGCTGCATTGCTGTTGCAATCTTCGGACTAACCGGTTTCTGGAGTGTCAATGTGCCAGAGCTGCATGTAGATGACATTACCATTTCACACGCTTCGTTGTTTTGCAACCTTGTTGATACTAGGGGCCACTTTGGTaatattgtagtttttaaaataattgatattagttatgttataaaaaataatcaggTGTAAAATGAATCGGTTAAacgtttagtaaaatttttttcattagtgttatgagttttaaaagaaattatatatttttggtaaatcttattattaaactattataataatgtaaataattaaattgaatatattgttgaataaaatttattaatatgtttatagatatttataaaaaaatatttttttattgtatgtatataataattgatcactaaaataaatattttatatcattaattttattttttatctcaatataattggtaatgattttttaaaaaaaattactaattttatttattaattaataaggataattttggagatatatttataaaattatattaaatataagattaattttttaaattatattttgaaaagttatttctttgtgttttttaaaatctactATAGTATATAGTGATTTTatcaaaagtaaattttaaaaaaattatcaaatattaaaattaattttttaacttattaccTTTAAGTCTTCTAAAAGTAGAAGAAATctcaaacaaattttaaaggtgcgtttgaaattgaaatactgtagattttaagttacagttgctgtggaaaaaaaaattgtaattatgaaacaaaagttaataatacgtaataatcataaattttaaataataattttaataaaattattaaagacataatatatttttcgttatataagtgaaaaatcatagaaatataattttcaagtcaCAAttgttagtgtttaccaaacaatACTTTACTACTGTAGGTTTTAAGGTATAGCTattcaactttaattttaaacgcACTCTAAATCTAGTTACATATATTTTCTTGACATCTAGAAAAATCTATAACTCCATCGTAGGAGATCTGTAAAATTCTTTTGGAGTAGGTTTGTAAGCAAAATAAAGTTCGAATGATTTAtaagcaattattttatttactttgatTAATTGACTATTGGGCTGTTGCGGCGTCTGAGCTTATACTATTTGCACGAAGAATGCTTTGAACTGTGAGGCTCTCATGCGCACTATTTCTAGTTTAAAACGTTGCCGTAACTAGACAATCACTGCCGTCCATCAATTGTATAAACTTGCGTCTCAGGTCAGCGCAAGCGACGGAACCCTCCAACAGTGGGCTCCGGCTGCTGGTGGATGACACGTAGCACACCCACTTGACCGTTTACCTGTCACTTTCATCGAACTAGAAAAACATTTTATCTTCCCTCCTCGATGAAGTCTAAGGTAATGTGGTCTGTAAAGCACTGTATCTAAACTACATTCTACGgcatttacttttctttgAATGTCCAAAACGATGTCGTCTACGTCAACGGAGTCGAGCGACGGAGATCAGGCAACGGTGGAGCTGATCGTGTGTAACTCATCTCCTTCAGCAGCTGATGGCGGCGGTACGGCTTCCGACGAAATTTCTCCTCTCTTAGCTCAATCTGAGAAGCCCAAGACCAACATTTTCTCAGTCTCTTATACCCGAAGGAAACCTCGGGTATCTATCGAaccctaatttaattagataatcAAATTGTTCTTATTGTCTCTTTTTATATGGACGCTTTGATTTTTCGCTTCACCAATTTTTCTCAATTGCCGACTTGCTGTAATTCagtaaaacc contains:
- the LOC102616741 gene encoding probable plastidic glucose transporter 1 isoform X4, translated to MRVATVLHHPVRPVPSYRSTLFTPSPPKMKTLRFSFSHRSTKFKVLAAKKQLPELRSWKQKQDGENLLSRDQKAEAGFDLGWLPAFPHVLIASMSNFLFGYHIGVMNGPIVSIAKELGFEGNPILEGLVVSIFIAGAFVGSISSGSLADKLGCRRTFQIDTIPLILGAIISAQAHSLDEMLWGRFLVGLGIGVNTVLVPIYISEVAPTKYRGSLGTLCQVGTCLGIITSLFLGIPAEDDPHWWRTMLYIASLPGFILALGMQFTVESPRWLCKGGMLNDAKAVIANLWGESEINKAIEEFQLVIKKDGSDLDSQWSELLEEPHSRDGALASLLVGVTNFAGALCASYLMDKEGRQKLLIGSYLGMAISMLLVVGAISLPLDEDFSHNLSILGTLFYIFMFAIGAGPVTGLVIPEISSNRTRGKIMGFSFSVHWSLPFAGKFSRIRKEKVCNFLVGLFFLDLVETFGVAPVYAGFGGVSLLSALFAYYFIVETKGRSLEEIEMSLNANSTPGNK
- the LOC102616741 gene encoding probable plastidic glucose transporter 1 isoform X3, whose product is MRVATVLHHPVRPVPSYRSTLFTPSPPKMKTLRFSFSHRSTKFKVLAAKKQLPELRSWKQKQDGENLLSRDQKAEAGFDLGWLPAFPHVLIASMSNFLFGYHIGVMNGPIVSIAKELGFEGNPILEGLVVSIFIAGAFVGSISSGSLADKLGCRRTFQIDTIPLILGAIISAQAHSLDEMLWGRFLVGLGIGVNTVLVPIYISEVAPTKYRGSLGTLCQVGTCLGIITSLFLGIPAEDDPHWWRTMLYIASLPGFILALGMQFTVESPRWLCKGGMLNDAKAVIANLWGESEINKAIEEFQLVIKKDGSDLDSQWSELLEEPHSRVALIGDGALASLLVGVTNFAGALCASYLMDKEGRQKLLIGSYLGMAISMLLVVGAISLPLDEDFSHNLSILGTLFYIFMFAIGAGPVTGLVIPEISSNRTRGKIMGFSFSVHWSLPFAGKFSRIRKEKVCNFLVGLFFLDLVETFGVAPVYAGFGGVSLLSALFAYYFIVETKGRSLEEIEMSLNANSTPGNK
- the LOC102616741 gene encoding probable plastidic glucose transporter 1 isoform X1, whose protein sequence is MRVATVLHHPVRPVPSYRSTLFTPSPPKMKTLRFSFSHRSTKFKVLAAKKQLPELRSWKQKQDGENLLSRDQKAEAGFDLGWLPAFPHVLIASMSNFLFGYHIGVMNGPIVSIAKELGFEGNPILEGLVVSIFIAGAFVGSISSGSLADKLGCRRTFQIDTIPLILGAIISAQAHSLDEMLWGRFLVGLGIGVNTVLVPIYISEVAPTKYRGSLGTLCQVGTCLGIITSLFLGIPAEDDPHWWRTMLYIASLPGFILALGMQFTVESPRWLCKGGMLNDAKAVIANLWGESEINKAIEEFQLVIKKDGSDLDSQWSELLEEPHSRVALIGGALFLLQQFAGINGVLYFSSLTFQDVGITDGALASLLVGVTNFAGALCASYLMDKEGRQKLLIGSYLGMAISMLLVVGAISLPLDEDFSHNLSILGTLFYIFMFAIGAGPVTGLVIPEISSNRTRGKIMGFSFSVHWSLPFAGKFSRIRKEKVCNFLVGLFFLDLVETFGVAPVYAGFGGVSLLSALFAYYFIVETKGRSLEEIEMSLNANSTPGNK
- the LOC102616741 gene encoding probable plastidic glucose transporter 1 isoform X2, with amino-acid sequence MRVATVLHHPVRPVPSYRSTLFTPSPPKMKTLRFSFSHRSTKFKVLAAKKQLPELRSWKQKQDGENLLSRDQKAEAGFDLGWLPAFPHVLIASMSNFLFGYHIGVMNGPIVSIAKELGFEGNPILEGLVVSIFIAGAFVGSISSGSLADKLGCRRTFQIDTIPLILGAIISAQAHSLDEMLWGRFLVGLGIGVNTVLVPIYISEVAPTKYRGSLGTLCQVGTCLGIITSLFLGIPAEDDPHWWRTMLYIASLPGFILALGMQFTVESPRWLCKGGMLNDAKAVIANLWGESEINKAIEEFQLVIKKDGSDLDSQWSELLEEPHSRVALIGGALFLLQQFAGINGVLYFSSLTFQDVGITDGALASLLVGVTNFAGALCASYLMDKEGRQKLLIGSYLGMAISMLLVVGAISLPLDEDFSHNLSILGTLFYIFMFAIGAGPVTGLVIPEISSNRTRGKIMGFSFSVHWVCNFLVGLFFLDLVETFGVAPVYAGFGGVSLLSALFAYYFIVETKGRSLEEIEMSLNANSTPGNK